The genomic interval ACGCGCTGGGGGTCTGCGTGGTCGGCGCGGAGGGGCACGAGGCAGACGACGTCCTCGGGACCTTGTCGACCCGTGACGCCGGACCGGTCGACGTCGTCACAGGTGACCGTGACCTCTTCCAGCTCGTGGACGACAGCCGAGGCGTGCGGGTCCTCTACACGGTCGAGAAGCTCAAGCCCTACGACGAGGCGGCCGTCACCGCGAAGTACGGCATCGCCGGCCGGTCCTACGCCGAGTTCGCCGTCCTGCGCGGTGATCCCAGCGACGGGCTGCCCGGTGTCAAGGGCGTGGGCGAGAAGACCGCTGCGGCGCTGGTCAACCGGTTCCACACGGTGGACGCGATCATCGAGGCCCTCGACGCCGGGTCCGACGACGGGTTCCCCGCGGGCACCCGCAACAAGCTCGAGGCCGCCCGGGACTACCTCGCCGTCGCCCCAGCGGTGAGCCGCACGGTGCGGGACCTCCCGATCCCTGACCTGGACGACGCGCTCCCCCGCACGCCGCGTGAGCCCGACCGGCTGCTGGCCCTGTCGGACCGCTGGGGCCTCGAGAGCTCGCTGGAGCGCTTCCTGCAGGCTTGCGAGGTCGCCCACAGCGCTTGACGCATCGCCCGATCCTGCCGATGGAGGAGTGAGCACGCCAGGAAGGTGGCAGACTCCTACTCATGGGTAACAACGCGCCCGGCTTCTCGGTCCGCACCCGCGCGGCCGACCTCGCCGACGCCACCGCGACCGAGGTCGACGTCCTCGTCGTCGGCATGGGCGCGACCGGTGCGGGCGTGGCCCTCGATGCGGCCAGCCGCGGCCTGCGGGTCGCCGTCGTCGACAAGGGCGACCTCGCGAGCGGCACCAGCAGCAAGAGCAGCAAGCTCGTCCACGGCGGCCTGCGCTACCTGGAGAACTACGAGTTCGGGCTCGTCCGCGAGGGCGTGCTCGAGCGGCAGCTGCTCATGCGGCTCGCCCCGCACCTCGTGCGACCGATGGACTTCCTCTACCCCGTGTGGCCCGACACGGCCAAGCGGCGGCTGCTGGGGCTGGGACTCACGACGTACGACGTGTTTGCGCTCGCCTCGCTCGGCGGCCGCATGGGCGAGGTCCGGCGGCACCAGCGGGTCAGTGCCGAGGAGGCCGTCGAGCTGGCGCCGGCACTGGCCGACAGCGGACTGGCCTACTCCTACCTCTACGGCGACTGCGGCACCGACGACGCCCGGCTGGTGCTCGCCGTCGTGCAGGCGGCTCGCCGGTTCGGTGCGCTCGTCGTGCCCTACGCCGAGGTCACCGACCTGCAGCAGACCGATGGGCGCGTCAGCGGGGCGACGGTCACCGACCGGCTCACGGGGACCGCACTGACCGTGCGCGCCCGCCATGTCGTCAACGCGACCGGCGTGTGGGTCGACCACCTGCAAGGGCTCGAGGAGCCCGGGCGCGCCCCGGTGGTCTCCCCGAGCAAGGGCGTGCACGTCGTCGTGCCGCGCGAGCGGCTGCCGCTGCTCAAGGCCTCGGTGCTGCTGCCGTCGAAGCAGGGCGACGGCAGGTCGATGTTCGCGATCCCGTGGGGGCGGCAGACGATCCTCGGCACGACCGACACCGCCTACGACGGCGACCTCGCCGACCTGTCGCTGACGGGCCAGGACCTCGACTACGTGCTCGCGGCCGGCAACGACGTGTTCCGCCGCGGGCTCACCAGCGACGACGTGCTCGGCGCGTGGGCCGGTGTCCGGCCCCTCATCCGCGAGGCGGGCTCGTCCTCGATGAGCGACGTCTCGCGCCGCCACACCCTCGTCGAGGGCAGCGCAGGACTGCTGACGATCACCGGCGGCAAGCTCACGACCTACCGGCGGATGGCCAAGGACGTCGTCGACCGCATCGTCGAGCGCGACGGCCGCAAGGCCCGCTGCCGCACCGACGAGATCCCGCTGTCGGGCACGCGTCCGCTCGAGGCCCTGCAGCAGGAGATCTCCACCGCCGCCGTCCCGCTCGGGCTCGACGACGACGTCGCCCGCACCCTGGTCCGCCAGGCCGGCGAGCGCGCCTCCGACGTGCTGTCGCTGGTCGCCGCCGACCCAGCGCTCGGCAAGCGGCTGTCGCCTTGGTCGGCCCACATCGCCGCCGAGGTCGTCCATGCCGCCCGCGCGGAGGGCGCCGTCACCCTCGACGACGTCTTCAGCCGCCGCACCCGGCTGTCACTGCGCTCCAAGGACGCCGCGCTGCCGGCCGCTCCCGAGGCCGCACGGCTGCTCGCCGCCGAGACCGGCCGCGACGATCGGTGGGCCGCCGCGCAGGTGGCTGCCTACGCCGATGCCGTCCGTCGCGAGCGCGGGGTCCTCGGCCTCCCCGACGCCGCGCAGCTCCCCGCCGTCGGCTGACAGTCCCCGCCCGCTGACCCTCCCCCGCCGCGGCGCCCTTCCCCGCTGATCTTCGCCTTCTTGCGGCTCGTCACGCTCACCGAATCGCAACAGGACGAAGATCGTCCGCAGGTGTAGGGGTACGGGCCGGGCGGGCGGGTGGCGGGCGGTCAGGTCACGGAGGTGTAGGCGACGACGCCGCGGCGGACCGCGGTGACCGCCTTGCGCGCACTGCCGCGCACCTCGGCCGGTGCGATGTCGGCGATCTGCCCGAGCAGGTCGAGCAGCTGCTTGCACCAGCGCACGAAGTCGCCCGCGGTCAGTTCGTCGCCGTCACCGAGGACGGTGTCGAGGCCCGCCCCGGAGGCCCAGGCGTACGCCGCCGCGGCGAACCCCGGGTCGGGCTCACGGAGCAGTTCGACCTTGTGGCGACCCTCGAGGTCGGCGAGCCGGGCCCAGAGCCGCGAGACCTCCGCGAGGGCGCCCTCGACGGCACCGCTCGGGACCCGCACCGCGCCGCCCTCGGGCCGGCGGGCGCTGTAGACGAGCGACGACACCACCGCGGCGAGCTCGGCCGGACCGAGGCCGTCCCAGGCGCCGGTGCGCAGGCACTCGACCACCAGCAGGTCGGTCTCGCTGTAGACCCGGGCGAGCTGTCGGCCGGCGTCGGTGACCTCGTCATCGGCGAGGTAGCCGAGCTCGGTCAGCACCGCGCAGACCCGGTCGAAGGTCCGGGCGATCGAGCCGGTCTTGCCGGCGACGCGGTGCTCGAGGGCGTCGGTGTCGTGGCGCAGCCGCACCCACCGCTCGGCCCACCGCATGTGGGCCTCGCGGTCGTCGCAGCCGTGCACCGGGTGCCGCCGCAGGGCGGCCCGCAGCGACTGCAGCTGGTCGTCGTCTCCGGGGTTGGACCGCCCGGCCCGCCCCGTGCGCGGGCCGCGCGAGTCGAGGCCGAGGTTGCGCAGCGAGGAGGCGAGGTCGCGCCGGACCTGCGGCTGGCGGTGGTCGACCCGCTTGGGCAGCCGCACCTGGGCGAGCGCCTCGACCGCGGACGGGAAGTCTGCGGGTGAGAGCCGGCCCGCCCAGCGGTCCTCGGTGACGACCAGCGGGTGCGCGTCGCCACCCATCGACAGGCCCGGGTCGAGCACCACGGCGAGCCCGGTGCGGCGCCCGTGCGGCACCCGGATCACGTCACCGGGCTTGAGGGCCTCGAGCGACTGCGCTGCCGCCGCCCGGCGCGACGCCGCGCCGGTGCGGGCGAGGTCGGTCTCGCGCCGCTTCACCGATGCGCGGAGCTCGGCGTACTCCTGGGTGTCACCGAGGTGGCAGGTCATCGCCTCGGTGTAGCCGGCCAGCGCCTCGAGGTTGCGCGAGACCTGGCGGGCGAGGCCGACGACGGAGCGGTCGGCCTGGAACTGCGCGAAGGAGCTCTCGAGCAGCGCCCGCGCGGGCTCGCGACCGACCGAGCCGACCAGGTTGCAGGCCATGTTGTAGGACGGGCGGAAGCTCGACCGCAACGGGTAGGTGCGGGTCGAGGCGAGGCCCGCGACCGCCTTCGGGTCGAGGCCCTGCTGCCACAGCACGACGGCGTGGCCCTCGACGTCGATGCCGCGGCGGCCGGCGCGGCCGGTGAGCTGGGTGTACTCCCCCGGGGTCACGTCGGCGTGGGTCTCGCCGTTCCACTTCACGAGCTTCTCGAGCACGACCGACCGGGCCGGCATGTTGATGCCGAGCGCGAGCGTCTCCGTGGCGAAGACCGCCTTGACGAGCCCCTGGACGAACAGTTCCTCGACGACCTCCTTGAAGGTCGGCAGCATCCCCGCGTGGTGCGCGGCCAGCCCGCGCTCGAGCCCCTCGAGCCAGTCCCAGTAGCCCAGGACGCGCAGGTCCTCGCGCGGGATGTCGGCCGTGCGCCGCTCGACGTGGCGGCGGACCGTCTCGCGCTCCTCGGCGGTGTTGAGCCGCAACCCGGAGCGCAGGCACTGCTCGACGGCCGCGGCGCAGCCGGCCCGGCTGAAGACGAAGGTGATCGCGGGCAGCAGCCCCTCGCGGTCGAGCCGCTCGATGACGTCGGGCCGCGACGCCTGGTGGCGCCGGGCAGGTCGTTCCCGGTCCCCGCTCCGCCCGCGGGGCAGGTAGCGCTCCTCGTCGCGCGCCAGCCGCACGAGCTCCGGGTTGACGTCGCGCTGGTCCTGGTCAACGAAGAGGTCGTAGAGGCGCGTGCCCACCAGGACGTGCTGCCACAGCGGCACCGGCCGGTGCTCCTCGACGACGATCGTGGTGTCGCCGCGCACCGTCACGAGCCACTCGCCGAACTCCTCGGCGTTGCTCACCGTCGCCGACAGCGAGACGACCGCCACCTCGTCGGGCAGGTGGATGATCACCTCTTCCCAGACCGCCCCGCGCTCGCGGTCGGCGAGGTAGTGGACCTCGTCCATGACGACGTGCGACAGCCCGCGCAGGGCGTCCGAGCCGGCGTAGAGCATGTTGCGCAGGACCTCGGTGGTCATGACGACCACGTCCGCGTCGCCGTTGACCGCGTTGTCGCCGGTGAGCAGGCCGACGCGGTCGGGCCCGTGGCGGTCGACGAGGTCGGCGTACTTCTGGTTGGACAGCGCCTTGATCGGCGTCGTGTAGAAGCACTTGCCGCCGCCGCGCAGGGCGAGGTGCACGGCGAACTCCCCGACCACCGTCTTGCCGGCGCCGGTGGGAGCCGCGACAAGCACGCCCTGACCCGCCTCGAGGGCCTGGCAGGCGGTGCGCTGGAAGGCGTCGAGCCCGAAGGGGTAGCCGACCTCGAACTCCGCGAGCGCGACACCGACCTGGGTCCTGCGGAACGCCGCGTAGCGCTCGGCGGGCGAGGGCTCGCTCATCCCACGACCCTACGTCGCTGGAGGTGTCCCGATCACGCGCAGCGCGCCGGGGACCACCGTTGTCGTGAGCGGCAGCCGACCGAGGGCCTCGCCGTCGGCGTAGACGCTCGCGTCCCCCTCGATGCGGACCTCGCGGGCCCGCCCGGTCCAGACCTCCGGCGCCGCGAGATGGCCGCCCCGGAAGACCGACGGGAACAGCCGCAGGAAGCGCCTGCGCGACATCTCCCCGATGACGACGACGTCGAGCAGGCCGTCGTCGAGCCGGGCGTCGGGGCAGACCCGCATGCCCCCGCCGTACGACGGGGCGTTGCCGACGGCGACGAGCATCGCGTCGACCTGGCGTGGCACCCCGTCGAGCACGAGCAGGAAGCGCTTCGGCCGGTAGCTCATGAGCTCCGCGACGACGGCCACGTCGTAGCGCCGACGGCCGCGGGGGAAGCGCATCCGGTTGGCGCGGTCGTTGGTCGCGGCATCGAAGCCGGTGCCGAGCACGCACGCCCACCACTGGTCGCCGCACCGCACCGCGTCGACCTGGCGCGCGGGTGCGGTCAGCAGCAGCTGGGCGCTGCGGGCGGGGTCGCCGAGCGGCAGTCCGAGGGCCCGCGCGAGGTCGTTGCCGGTGCCGGTCGGGACCAGCCCGAAGCCCGTGGGTGTCCCCGCGACGGCCTGCAGCGCCAGGTGGGCCATCCCGTCACCACCGACCGCGACGAGCGCCTCGGCGCCCTGCGCGACCGCCTCGCTGCACAGCCGCGCGGCATCGGGCCCGTCGTGGCCGACGACGCGGACGACGGAGGTGCCCGCGGCGCGCAGGTGCTGCTCGACGACGTCGGCCGCCCTGCCCGCGCGGCCCTTGCCGCTGGCCGGGTTGACGACCAGCGCGACCCGCCCGAGCCCGCTCGGAGCGCCGGTCAGAGCGCCGACACCTCGTCGTCGGCGAGCCCGCTGTAGTCCTCGCCGCTGCCGCGCCGGGCGCGCTCGCGCAGCCGCGCGATGACGATGCAGGCTTCGTAGAGCAGGTAGATCGGGATGGCCATGAAGCAGAACGTGAACGGGTCCTGCGACGGCGTGATGAGCGCGCTGCCCGTGAAGATCCCGAGGATCATCCCGCGGCGCCAGGCGCGCATCTTCGACGACGGGAAGACCCCGACGACGTTGAGGAACAGCACCAGCACCGGGAACTCGAAGGCCACTCCGAACGCGAGCAGGCACAGCGTGAGGAACGACAGGTAGCTCTGGATCGACAGCAGCGTGTTGATGTCGCCGCCACCGACCTCGAGCAGGAAGTCGAGCCCGCGGCTGACGGTGAGGTAGGCGAAGGTCGTCCCGACGAGGAAGAGCAGCAACGCGGCGGCGAGGAAGCCCGCGGCGTACTTCTTCTCCTTGCGGTGCAGCGCCGGGGTGATGAAAGCCCCGAGCTGGTAGAGCCACACCGGTGACGAGACGATCGCGCCGCCGATGAAGGCGACCCGCAGCCGGACCTTGAACTGGTCGAAGATCCCGAAGGCTGTGAGGTCGCAGTTCTCCGCGCCGGCGCGGGTGTCGCAGTAGGGCTGGCGCAGGAAGTCGTAGGCCGGCTCCCAGAAGACGAACACCACGACCACGCAGACCGCGAGCGCCGCGAGCGACTTGGCCGAGCGGTTGCGCAGCTCGACGAGGTGCTCGATCAGGCTCATCCGACCGTCACCGGACGACCCGAGCGTCTCCTCGGTGGACGGCGGCGCGGTGGGCGGCCCGGGTGGGCGGGGGGTGGCGGGTCGGCCCACCTACGGGTTGCTCTGGTCGGACTGGCGGTTCTTGTCCGCGATGACCGGCGGGAGGGAGGTGTCGGACTCCGACGTGCCGTCCTCGCGCAGGCCCTTCGTCTCGGCCTTGAAGATCCGCAGCGAGCGACCCAGCGAGCGCGACGCGTCCGGCAGCCTCTTCGCGCCGAACAGGACCATGACGACCACGGCGATGATGAGAATCTCGGTGGTGCCGAGGTTGGGCACGACGTACCTCCTGGTTGGGCCTGTCGCCAGCCTACGCCGGACCGTGGCTGTCGAGCGTCCTCACGGCGAACGCCGAGTGGACCGGCAGCGACCAGTCAGCGCCGGGTGGGCGGCTGCTGGACCTCGAGCCCGGCACTCGCGCGGTCGACGACCTCGCTGATGCGGCTCACCGAGCCGCCGAGCGCCTTCACGGCGCCCCAGAGCCGCCACGCCAGCGCCCCGAAGAGCACGAGCGTGACCAGGACGAGCAGGACTCCCGCGACCCAGACCACGGGTCGAGGCTACCGAGTGGGGCCTACGGGCTGACGGAGGCGCCGGCGAGGGACGCGATGAGGTCGGTCTCGCCGAGCTGCAGCGCGAAGTCGAGCAGGTCGTCGTAGGACAGCGTGGCGCCCGGGTGCGGCTCGAGGGCCTCGGCCGGGACGTCCCAGACCTGGGCGGGGACGCCACCGCTGACCAGCAGCGACACGACGTGGTCGTCGGCCGGCTTGCGGATCTCGTCGGCGCAGGTCGGGCAGTCGAAGCGGTAGTAGGAGAGCGGTGCGTGGCTGCAGACCATGAGCGCGACGTCCGCGGGGGTCAGCTCGACCTCGCCGCAGGTGGGGCAGCTCGCCTTGATGGTCGTCATCGCGGTCTCCTCGGGTGCCAGGTGTCGCGCCGGTGGTGCGGCACAAGCGGCATCGGCAGATCCGGCCGATCGCTTGACGACCATCCGCAGGGATGGCACGGAGTGACTACGACCCGGTCCAGGAGGTCCAGGTCGGGCGCAGGGCCGTTCGGCGCAGCAGCGAGGCTCAGGAGGAGTACGCCGCGAGCGCGGCCGCGGCGTCGGCGCGGACCTGCTCGGCGAGCGCGGCCGGCGCGACCACCCGACCGGTATCGCCCAGGCGCAGGGCAAGCCGCCGGACCCAGTGGTGGTCGGGCGTGCGCAGCCCGACGAGCAGCTCGCTGCCGACCTGCTCCACGGTCTCGCAGGGGTGGTAGTCGGCGACCCAGTGGGCACCCGGTCCGAGCGCCAACGTGACGAGGTCGTCGTCGGGGCCGGGCTGGAAGAGCCCCTGCGACAGGTCGCGGCTCTCCGCGTGGGGCGGGACGGCCGCGGCCTCGTCGAGGACCTCGACCCCGGCAATCCGGTCGAGTCGGAAGAGCCGGACGCCCTCGGCCAGCCGGCACCAGGCCTCGAGGTAGCTGCGGCCCTCGACGACCAGGCGCATCGGGTCCACCAGCCGGGTGGTGCGCTCGTCGCGCCCCGGGACGTCGTAGTCGAGGCGCACGAGGCGGCCGCGCTCGAGCGCGTCGGTGAGGGTGCTGAGCAGCACCGCCTCCGGCTCGACGACGACCTCGACGCGCTGGGCCTGCTCGGCGGCCGCGCCGGCGGCCTCCTCGACCTTGACCAGGGCGCGATCGACGGCGTCGCGGTCGGCGAGGCCGGGCGTCTCGGCGAGGGTGCGCAGCGCGACGACGAGCGCGAGGGCCTCGTCGACGGTGAGGCGCAGCGGCCGGTCGACGCCCTGCGCGTCGAGCAGCGTGACGGTGTCGCCCTCGAACTCGAGGTCGATGAGGTCACCGGGGCTGTGGCCCGGCAGCCCGCACAGCCACACCAGGTTGAGGTCGCGGCGCAGCCGCTCCTCGGTGATGCCGAAGTCGGCCGCGACGTCGGCGAGCCGGACGCCCTGGTGGGCCTGCAGGTAGGGCACGAGCGCGAGCAGCCTCGGCAGGTCCCCGAGCGCGCCGGTCACCGGGCACCCGCCAGTGCCGTGAGGCGGCGCACGACGGCCGCGCGAGCCTCGGGCGGGGCGAGCACGACCGCGTCGGCCCCGAAGCCGGTGACCCGGTCGGCGAAGCGCTCCGGGTCGGAGAAGCCGAGCTCGACGACGTCCCAGCCGTCGCCGTCGGGCGTGCTGGCGGTCGCCTCGCGGCGCAGCTCCCAGCCCGCGCCCGCGCGCAACCGGACGGTCGCGGTGGCCCGGGGCTCGTCTCCGGCGAGCCGGGCGACGATGGCCCGCAGGTCGACCGACGGTGCGACGACGGCACCCGCGGCGCCCTCGGGTCGCACCGCGCCCTCGATGCGTGACAGCCGGAAGACGCGCTCGGCCTCGCGGGCGCGGTCGTGGCCCACGAGGTACCACCGGCTGCGCCAGGACACGACGCCCCACGGCTCCACGACGCGCTCCTCGGCGGGCTGACCACCCGGGCGGCGGTAGTCGAAGCGGATCGCCTGCTGGTCGCGCACGGCCGACCAGCAGGCCTCGAAGGCGGGCTCGCTCGCCCCGACCCGCGGCTCCAGGGCGCCGCGGGCCTCGACGACGTCGACACCGGCCGCCCGCAGCTTCAGCAGCGCCGAGCCGGTCGCCGCAGCCTGCGGGGCCGACTGCCACAGGCGGGCGGCCAGCCCCAGCGCGGCCGCCTCGTCGGGCAGCAGCGTGATCGGCGGCAGCTCGTAGTCGCGCCGCGCGATGCGGTAGCCGGGCTCGTCGTCGTGGGCGTGGCTGTCGGTGCCGGTCTCCAAGGGGATCCCGAGCTCGCGCAGCTCCTCCTTGTCGCGCTCGAACATCCGCCGGAAGGACTCCTCGGAGCCCTGCTCGTAGCCCGGGACCGCGTCGCGGATCTGCTGGACCGACAGGTAGCGGCGGGTGTGGAGCAGGCAGATGACGAGGTTGAGGAGCCGCTCGGTCTTCTTCGCTGCCACGGCGGCGACGCTAGCCTGCCGGCGTGCCTGAGCGCGGGAGGGTCCGGTGATCGTCTGGCGGCGCGGGACCGTGGCCGCGACCGGCCGCTCCTGGCCGGGAGCGGTCGAGCTCGACGTGGACGTCGAGGGCCCGGCCCCGAGCGGCCGCCTGCGCGCGCTCGCCTACACCGACCTGGTCGGGACCCCAGCGCCCGGCGACGCGGTCCTGCTCAACGCGACGGCGCTCGGCCTGGGCCTCGGCACCGGCGGCTACGCCCTCGTCATCGCGGTCCCCGACCGGCTGCCGCCCGACCGCGAGGGCCCGGGCCACCTCGTCAAGGCCCGCTACACACCGCTGCAGACCGTCGTGCTCGGCACCGACGAGCAGGACTCCCCCGCCCACGCACTGCTCACCGACGACGGCCCGCTGCCCGGCACCCCGGTGGTCGTCGCCGACCTGCACTCCTCCCTGCCCGCGGTCGTCGCGGGGGTCCTGCACGACCGGCCCGGGACCCGGGTGGCCTACGTCATGACCGACGGCGGCACCCTGCCGCTTGCCTTCTCCCGCACCGTCGCGGCCCTGCGCCCGTCGCTCTGCGGCACCGTCACCGCCGGACAGGCCTACGGCGGCGACGGCGAGGCCGTCACGGTCCACAGCGCCCTGCTGGTCGCCGTGCGGGTGCTGCACGCCGAGGTCGTCGTGGTCACCCAGGGTCCCGGCAACCTCGGCACCGGCACCCCGTGGGGCTTCTCCGGGGTCGCGGCGGGCGAGGCTGTCAACGCCGCCGCGGCCGTCGGCGCCCGGCCGGTCGCGACGCTGCGGATGTCGCAGGCCGACCCGCGCGAGCGCCACCGCGGCGTGTCCCACCACTCGCTCACCGCCTACGGCCGGGTCGCCCTCTCCCCCGCCGACGTCGTCGTCCCGTCGTCGTGGGCGGCGCTGGTCGACCCGACCGCCTTCGCCCGCCACCGCGTCGTGACGGTCGACGACGACGGCCTGCTCGACGCCCTGCGGGCCGGCCCCGTCCCGCTGTCGTCCATGGGCCGCGGCCTCGACGACGACCCGGTGGCCTTCGTCGCGGCGGCGGCGGCCGGCCGGCACGCCGCAACCCTCCTGTGACGGTGTCCGGGCAGGTCGCCCCGGCGTACCGCCGTGCCGTGGCCCGCCGCTTCGTGCTCGTCATGTCGGTGTCGATGTTCGGCGCCAACACCCTCGGCGCGCTCGTCGTCTTCGTCTACCTCACCTTCGTGCTGCCCGATGCCATGAGCGCCGACCTCGAGCTCGTCAACAGCATCGTCGCGGCGTCCTACCTCGTCTTCTCGCTGGTCGTCGGGACGGTCGGCTCGGTGGTGCTGCAGCGGCGGATCCTGCGGTGGTTCCGCAAGGCGCACGTCCTCGACGACGAGGACAGGCGTACGACGCTGCGCCTCCCGGCGCGGTGCGTCCGTCTCTACGGCGTCCTGTGGGGCGTCGCGGTCGTCGTCTTCGTGTCCATCAACCTCGGAAACGACGTCAACCGGGCGCTCGACATCGCGTCCACCATCGGCTTCGGCGGACTGACCACCTGCGCGCTGGCCTACCTGCTGGCGGAGCGCGCCGTCCGCCCGCTCGTCGCCGAGGCGATGCGCGACCAGGTCGAGCCGCCACCGGTGGTCCTCGGCGTACGCCGTCGGATCCTGCTGTCGTGGGCGCTCGGCACCGCGGTGCCGGTGTCGGGGATCGTGATCGGTGTCCTCGACCCGGCCGACGACGGGGGTCTCGACCCTCCCGCGGTGCTCTTCCTCTGCGTGGTCGCCCTCGGGGTGGGACTGCTCGCGATGCTGGTCGCCGCGCGGTCGGTGAGCGACCCGGTCCAGTCGGTCACGCGGGCCCTGGCCGCCGTCGCCGCGGGCGACCTCAGCGTGCGGGTCGATGTCGACGACGTGAGCGAGGTCGGCCAGCTGCAGAGCGGCGTCAACGCCATGGTCCTCGGCCTGCAGGAGCGGGACCGGCTGCAGGACCTCTTCGGCAGGCAGGTGGGCCGCGACGTCGCCCGGCTGGCGCTGGAGCGGGGCGTCGACCTGCGCGGCGAGCGGCGCGAGGTCGCGGTGCTCTTCGTCGACGTCGTCGGCTCGACCGCCCTTGCCGCGCGCAGCGACCCGGAGGACGTCGTGAGCGCCCTCAACCTCTTCTTCGGTGTCGTCGTCGACGCGGTCCAGGCAGAGGGCGGCTGGGTCAACAAGTTCGAGGGCGACGCCGCGCTGTGCGTCTTCGGCGCGCCCGTCGGCCTCGACGACCCGTGGACGGCGGTGCTGCGGGCCGGCCGGGCGCTGGCCGCGCGGCTGGAGCCGCTGCCGCTGGAGGCCGCGGTGGGCATCAGCGGCGGCACCGTCGTCGCCGGCCACATCGGGGCCTCGTCGCGGTTCGAGTACACCGTCATCGGCGACCCGGTCAACGCCGCGGCCCGGCTCACCGAGCTCGCGAAGCAGGAGCCGGGTCGGATCCTGGCGGACGGTGCCGTCGTCGGGCGGGCCGAGGCAGGCGAGGCCGAGCGGTGGCTGCCCGGCGAGCGGGTCGTGCTGCGCGGCCGGACCGCGTCGACCGTCCTGCACGCTCCGCTGGACCCTCAGCACCAGGGCCCGTAGTCACGGCGGGCCACTGGACGACGCGCGCCCGGGTGGTCCCGCCGGACTCTGCTTGCGAGCGGGTAGGGGTGTGCCGATGGTCGTCGTGTGAGCCCTGACTCCTCGGCCGGTCCCGCGTTCAGCCGCGCGGCGCGGCAGGTCCTCGCTCACCTGCGAGAACAGCTCGACCTCGAGGTCGCCTTCGTGTCCCGCAAGGTCGGCGACACCTGGTTGCTGCTGCAGGTCGACGACGACGCGTTCGGCCTGACCGAGGGGCTGTCGATCCCCTGGAGCGACTCGCTGTGCAGCCGGGTGGCGTCGGGCGAGGCACCGACCGTCGCGCCCGACGTGTCCGCAGTGCCCGTCTACGCCACGGCCGCTGCCCACCTCGGGCTGTCCCTCGGCGCCATCGTCAGCGTGCCGATGCGCGACGACCACGGGGAGCTGCTGGGGACCCTCTGCGCCGGGAGCCCCCGGGCCCGTGGCCCGGAGCTCGCTGCCCAGGAGCGCCACGTGTCGCTGCTGGCCGCGCTGCTCGGCTCCCTGCTCTCCTCCGAGGTGGGCTCTCTTCGGGAGGACCGGCGGCTGCTGCTCTCCGCGGCGGCACCCGACCCCGTCACGAGTGCTCTCCCGCGCGCGGTCTGGGACCGCGCGCTCTCGGCGGAGGAGGCCCGCTGCGCGACCTACGGCCTGCCGTGCTCCTTGGTCGTCGTCGACCTGGCCGGCCTGTCCGAGGTCAACGCCACCCTGGGTCACGAGGCCGGAGACGCGGTGCTGCGTGCGGCGGCGCAGGTCCTGCGGGACAGCAGCCGCGCCGAGGACCTGCTCGCCCGCATCTCCGGTGACCAGCTCGGGCTGCTCCTCGTGGAGTGCGACCGGCCGCAGGCAGAGGCCCGCGTCCGTCAGCTGCGTGCTGCGCTCGACGCAGTGGGCGTCCGGGCTGCGGTGGGCAGCGCGACCAGGCGCGACGACCTGATGAGCGCCTGGCACCGCGCCGACGAGAAGGTCCGCGCGAGCAAGGGCGACCCGGCTGCACGGCTCCCGCTGGACGGGGCCGCCTGGGAGGTGCCGACGCACGACGACCCGGTCCTGTCGGAGCTGCTCGACCTCGCCCGCCGTCAGGTCGGTGCCGACATCGCCTTCCTCGGAGCCTTCACCCAGGGGGCTCGGGTGATGCGCGCGATCTCCTCCGAGCACCCGCTTCCGATCGGGCCCGGTGCGGTCGAGGACCTCGACGTCACGCTGTGCCAGCGCATCCTCGACGGCCGGCTGCCCCCGGTCATCCCCGACACGGCCGCGGAACCCGAGGCCATGGCCCTGGCCATCACCCGGGCCCTTCCGATCGGGTCCTACGTCGGGGTGCCGGTGGTGCTGCCAGGCGGGCGGCTGTACGGCACGCTGTGCGCGCTGTCACCGATGCCGGACGCCTCGCTCTCCCAGCGCGACGCGGACGCCCTCAC from Mycobacteriales bacterium carries:
- a CDS encoding WYL domain-containing protein, with the protein product MTGALGDLPRLLALVPYLQAHQGVRLADVAADFGITEERLRRDLNLVWLCGLPGHSPGDLIDLEFEGDTVTLLDAQGVDRPLRLTVDEALALVVALRTLAETPGLADRDAVDRALVKVEEAAGAAAEQAQRVEVVVEPEAVLLSTLTDALERGRLVRLDYDVPGRDERTTRLVDPMRLVVEGRSYLEAWCRLAEGVRLFRLDRIAGVEVLDEAAAVPPHAESRDLSQGLFQPGPDDDLVTLALGPGAHWVADYHPCETVEQVGSELLVGLRTPDHHWVRRLALRLGDTGRVVAPAALAEQVRADAAAALAAYSS
- a CDS encoding DUF3866 family protein, whose amino-acid sequence is MIVWRRGTVAATGRSWPGAVELDVDVEGPAPSGRLRALAYTDLVGTPAPGDAVLLNATALGLGLGTGGYALVIAVPDRLPPDREGPGHLVKARYTPLQTVVLGTDEQDSPAHALLTDDGPLPGTPVVVADLHSSLPAVVAGVLHDRPGTRVAYVMTDGGTLPLAFSRTVAALRPSLCGTVTAGQAYGGDGEAVTVHSALLVAVRVLHAEVVVVTQGPGNLGTGTPWGFSGVAAGEAVNAAAAVGARPVATLRMSQADPRERHRGVSHHSLTAYGRVALSPADVVVPSSWAALVDPTAFARHRVVTVDDDGLLDALRAGPVPLSSMGRGLDDDPVAFVAAAAAGRHAATLL
- a CDS encoding WYL domain-containing protein — encoded protein: MAAKKTERLLNLVICLLHTRRYLSVQQIRDAVPGYEQGSEESFRRMFERDKEELRELGIPLETGTDSHAHDDEPGYRIARRDYELPPITLLPDEAAALGLAARLWQSAPQAAATGSALLKLRAAGVDVVEARGALEPRVGASEPAFEACWSAVRDQQAIRFDYRRPGGQPAEERVVEPWGVVSWRSRWYLVGHDRAREAERVFRLSRIEGAVRPEGAAGAVVAPSVDLRAIVARLAGDEPRATATVRLRAGAGWELRREATASTPDGDGWDVVELGFSDPERFADRVTGFGADAVVLAPPEARAAVVRRLTALAGAR
- the tatC gene encoding twin-arginine translocase subunit TatC, encoding MSLIEHLVELRNRSAKSLAALAVCVVVVFVFWEPAYDFLRQPYCDTRAGAENCDLTAFGIFDQFKVRLRVAFIGGAIVSSPVWLYQLGAFITPALHRKEKKYAAGFLAAALLLFLVGTTFAYLTVSRGLDFLLEVGGGDINTLLSIQSYLSFLTLCLLAFGVAFEFPVLVLFLNVVGVFPSSKMRAWRRGMILGIFTGSALITPSQDPFTFCFMAIPIYLLYEACIVIARLRERARRGSGEDYSGLADDEVSAL
- a CDS encoding YegS/Rv2252/BmrU family lipid kinase yields the protein MHRHRAAARARPARQRRGLQRARRRRGVGALTGAPSGLGRVALVVNPASGKGRAGRAADVVEQHLRAAGTSVVRVVGHDGPDAARLCSEAVAQGAEALVAVGGDGMAHLALQAVAGTPTGFGLVPTGTGNDLARALGLPLGDPARSAQLLLTAPARQVDAVRCGDQWWACVLGTGFDAATNDRANRMRFPRGRRRYDVAVVAELMSYRPKRFLLVLDGVPRQVDAMLVAVGNAPSYGGGMRVCPDARLDDGLLDVVVIGEMSRRRFLRLFPSVFRGGHLAAPEVWTGRAREVRIEGDASVYADGEALGRLPLTTTVVPGALRVIGTPPAT